A portion of the Acidimicrobiales bacterium genome contains these proteins:
- a CDS encoding bifunctional diguanylate cyclase/phosphodiesterase, with protein sequence MREDPLTGLPNRRAIETLMADLDRGPAALLLVDLDRFKAVNDTLGHPAGDELLRIVGRRMTDTAGPDWTVARLAGDEFVVVSTLVGDAAAAEDLADRVVESLSRPILLAGREAWVGASIGVAVTGDDLEPTELLDVADFALRSAKQGTKGEVIVADAELRGRARDQVDLEAALRRALDEGELRTLYQPKVDLMTGAMVGVEALVRWERPGVGLVPPSEFIELAESSGLIARIDSWVLATALCDLRRWNGLRPHGPRLLLSTNMSAWQLARIDVDTEVRRALAMEGGLDPAQLTIELTETLLVEDPEIVARRLRKLRETGVGVSIDDFGAGFTSISYLRRFPVSEVKVDCGLVWELTGGTEDDGSFAAAVIALSHALAIDVVAEGVETAAQAATLRRLGCRVGQGYLFARPLPATEIDALVVAETPFDVTSYRSARQG encoded by the coding sequence GTGAGAGAGGACCCGCTCACCGGACTCCCGAATCGTCGAGCGATCGAGACGCTGATGGCCGATCTGGATCGGGGACCGGCCGCGCTGCTCCTCGTCGATCTCGACCGGTTCAAGGCGGTCAACGACACGCTCGGACACCCCGCCGGAGACGAACTGCTGCGGATCGTCGGCCGTCGGATGACCGACACGGCAGGACCCGACTGGACGGTCGCTCGCCTGGCCGGGGACGAGTTCGTCGTGGTGTCGACCCTCGTTGGCGACGCAGCGGCGGCCGAAGACCTCGCCGACCGCGTCGTCGAGAGTCTCTCCCGCCCCATCCTTCTCGCCGGACGCGAGGCGTGGGTCGGTGCGTCGATCGGCGTCGCGGTGACCGGTGACGATCTCGAACCGACCGAGCTTCTCGACGTGGCCGACTTCGCCCTCCGTTCCGCCAAGCAGGGAACGAAGGGCGAGGTGATCGTCGCCGACGCCGAGCTCCGCGGTCGTGCCCGCGACCAGGTGGATCTCGAGGCCGCACTCCGTCGGGCGCTCGACGAGGGCGAGCTGCGGACGCTCTACCAACCGAAGGTGGACCTCATGACCGGCGCGATGGTCGGCGTGGAGGCGCTCGTGCGCTGGGAACGGCCGGGCGTGGGTCTCGTGCCTCCGTCGGAGTTCATCGAGTTGGCCGAATCGAGTGGGTTGATCGCCCGTATCGACAGCTGGGTGCTCGCCACCGCCCTGTGCGATCTGCGTCGGTGGAACGGTTTGCGACCCCACGGCCCCCGCCTCCTGCTGTCGACCAACATGAGCGCGTGGCAGTTGGCCCGCATCGATGTCGACACCGAGGTGCGTCGCGCGCTCGCGATGGAAGGCGGACTCGATCCGGCCCAGCTGACGATCGAACTCACCGAGACGCTGCTGGTGGAGGATCCCGAGATCGTGGCTCGTCGCCTGCGCAAGCTGCGTGAGACCGGCGTCGGGGTCTCGATCGACGACTTCGGTGCCGGCTTCACCTCGATCTCCTATCTGAGGAGGTTCCCCGTCTCGGAAGTGAAGGTGGACTGCGGCCTCGTGTGGGAGCTGACCGGCGGCACCGAGGACGACGGTTCGTTCGCCGCCGCCGTGATCGCCCTGTCCCACGCCCTCGCGATCGACGTGGTCGCGGAAGGTGTCGAGACCGCGGCGCAGGCAGCGACGCTGCGGCGGCTCGGCTGCCGGGTCGGACAGGGTTATCTGTTCGCACGACCGCTGCCCGCCACGGAGATCGATGCACTCGTGGTGGCCGAAACCCCCTTCGACGTCACTTCGTATCGGTCGGCGCGTCAGGGATAG
- a CDS encoding aldehyde dehydrogenase family protein: MSTIDVDKNWQLLINGEWVDPGAGTYDIIDPATTKVVGHAPEATVDQANDAAAAAKAAFAGWKALSREERCAHISRLGDEIAKRSPDWVATVQAETGATLTTTENLQVGGPAVDRFRYYAHPIDLDENLRPIPTAAGPLGPAGLMSAHVKRQPVGVVAAITPYNFPITNVAGKIAPALAAGCTTVIKPAPQDPLGIFLVGEAVEAAGFPAGVVNIINGSGPEAPAALVDSPDVDMISFTGSSPVGAKIMENGGKTMKRLLMELGGKGAAIVTEDADIGVAAQAIATVWGFHSGQICTAPTRVIAHRDVYDQLVETLKTFSGFMKVGDPTDRETIIGPVITELHRNRVEEFIKSGTDAGATMVCGGERPDLPGYFIAPTLLADCTPDMHVVREEAFGPVIVVMPYDDDEQAVQMANDSDYGLYSYVFSGDTKRAFHLGQQLETGCVGLNVIQPHMEAPFGGFKMSGVGRDRGKWGIEAYSELQSISWIG; the protein is encoded by the coding sequence ATGAGCACGATCGACGTCGACAAGAACTGGCAACTGCTGATCAATGGCGAGTGGGTCGACCCCGGTGCGGGTACCTACGACATCATCGATCCCGCCACCACGAAGGTCGTCGGGCACGCGCCCGAGGCCACCGTCGATCAGGCGAACGACGCCGCCGCAGCAGCCAAGGCGGCCTTCGCCGGTTGGAAGGCACTCTCGCGCGAAGAGCGGTGCGCCCACATCAGTCGACTGGGCGACGAGATCGCGAAGCGTTCACCCGACTGGGTCGCCACCGTGCAGGCGGAGACCGGGGCCACGCTCACGACCACGGAGAACCTCCAGGTCGGTGGCCCCGCTGTCGATCGCTTCCGCTACTACGCACACCCGATCGATCTCGACGAGAACCTCCGTCCCATCCCCACGGCGGCCGGTCCCCTCGGTCCGGCCGGGCTGATGAGTGCGCACGTGAAGCGTCAGCCCGTCGGTGTCGTCGCCGCCATCACGCCCTACAACTTCCCGATCACCAACGTGGCCGGCAAGATCGCTCCCGCGCTCGCGGCGGGCTGCACCACCGTCATCAAGCCGGCACCCCAGGATCCCCTCGGCATCTTCCTCGTGGGCGAGGCAGTCGAGGCCGCCGGCTTCCCGGCCGGCGTCGTCAACATCATCAACGGTTCCGGCCCCGAGGCACCGGCGGCGCTGGTCGACTCGCCCGACGTCGACATGATCTCGTTCACCGGCTCGTCGCCGGTCGGCGCCAAGATCATGGAGAACGGCGGCAAGACGATGAAGCGACTGCTCATGGAGCTGGGCGGCAAGGGTGCCGCCATCGTCACCGAGGATGCCGACATCGGCGTGGCCGCGCAGGCCATCGCCACCGTGTGGGGCTTCCATTCCGGCCAGATCTGCACCGCGCCGACGAGGGTCATCGCCCATCGCGATGTCTACGACCAGCTCGTCGAGACGCTCAAGACCTTCTCCGGATTCATGAAGGTGGGCGACCCGACCGACCGCGAGACCATCATCGGTCCGGTCATCACCGAGTTGCACCGAAATCGGGTCGAGGAGTTCATCAAGTCCGGCACCGACGCCGGCGCCACGATGGTGTGCGGCGGCGAGCGTCCGGATCTCCCCGGCTACTTCATCGCGCCGACGCTGTTGGCCGACTGCACGCCCGACATGCACGTCGTGCGTGAAGAGGCGTTCGGTCCCGTCATCGTCGTGATGCCCTACGACGACGACGAGCAGGCCGTGCAGATGGCCAACGACTCCGACTACGGCCTCTACTCCTACGTCTTCTCGGGCGACACGAAGCGGGCCTTCCATCTCGGCCAGCAGCTCGAGACCGGCTGTGTCGGCCTCAACGTGATCCAGCCCCACATGGAGGCGCCGTTCGGCGGCTTCAAGATGTCGGGGGTCGGTCGCGATCGCGGCAAGTGGGGCATCGAGGCCTACAGCGAACTCCAGTCGATCAGCTGGATCGGCTGA